A genomic region of Streptomyces sp. R33 contains the following coding sequences:
- a CDS encoding NAD(P)H-hydrate dehydratase — protein MRTAYSVETVRAAERELMARLPEGALMQRAAAGLAAVCAGLLRRVYGARVVLLVGPGDNGGDALYAGARLARRGAGVTAVPMDPERVHAGGLRALLAAGGRLAAGVPGRADLVLDGLVGIGGRGGLRPAAAALVEQIPAGAVVVAVDLPSGVDADTGEVAGPAVRADVTVTFGAYKPGLLIDPGASRTGALRLVDIGLSLPEPDAEALQHADVAGLLPVPTASSDKYRRGVVGIVAGSVQYPGAAVLAVAGALRGGAGAVRYVGPAADAVLARYPETLIGRGRVQAWVVGPGLGEGRAAEVAQALADPVPVLVDADGLRGLDPAVLRARSAGTLLTPHAGEAAALLGVSRDAVESARLSSVRSLAEQYGATVLLKGSTTLVSRGGGPVRVNPTGTAWLATAGSGDVLSGLSGSLLASGLPALDAASVAAYLHGLAGRRAASGAPLLAQQIAQSLPEAWRSIQNP, from the coding sequence ATGCGTACTGCTTACAGCGTGGAGACCGTACGGGCCGCCGAGCGGGAGCTGATGGCCCGGCTGCCGGAGGGCGCCCTGATGCAGCGGGCGGCGGCCGGGCTGGCCGCCGTGTGTGCGGGCCTGCTGCGCCGGGTGTACGGGGCGCGTGTCGTGCTGCTCGTCGGGCCCGGGGACAACGGCGGCGACGCCCTGTACGCGGGCGCCCGGCTGGCCCGGCGCGGCGCCGGGGTGACGGCGGTGCCGATGGATCCGGAACGGGTGCACGCGGGCGGGCTGCGGGCGCTGCTGGCCGCCGGGGGCCGGCTCGCGGCGGGCGTTCCCGGCCGGGCGGACCTCGTACTGGACGGGCTCGTCGGCATCGGCGGGCGCGGCGGGCTGCGGCCGGCCGCGGCGGCGCTGGTGGAGCAGATCCCGGCCGGTGCGGTCGTGGTCGCGGTGGACCTGCCGAGCGGGGTCGACGCCGACACCGGGGAGGTGGCCGGACCGGCTGTCCGGGCCGATGTCACGGTGACCTTCGGGGCGTACAAGCCGGGGCTGCTCATCGACCCGGGGGCTTCGCGCACGGGCGCGCTGCGCCTGGTGGACATCGGGCTGTCGCTGCCGGAGCCGGACGCGGAGGCGTTGCAGCACGCCGATGTCGCGGGGCTGCTGCCGGTGCCGACGGCGTCGAGCGACAAGTACCGCCGGGGCGTGGTCGGCATCGTCGCCGGATCGGTGCAGTACCCGGGCGCGGCGGTGCTCGCCGTGGCGGGGGCGCTGCGGGGCGGTGCGGGCGCGGTGCGGTACGTCGGACCGGCGGCGGACGCGGTGCTGGCGCGGTACCCCGAGACGCTGATCGGGCGGGGCCGGGTGCAGGCGTGGGTGGTCGGGCCGGGGCTGGGGGAGGGCCGGGCGGCGGAGGTCGCGCAGGCCCTGGCGGACCCGGTCCCGGTGCTGGTGGACGCGGACGGGCTGCGCGGGCTGGACCCGGCGGTGCTGCGGGCCCGGTCGGCCGGGACGCTGCTGACCCCGCACGCGGGGGAGGCAGCGGCGCTGCTCGGGGTGTCCCGGGACGCGGTGGAGTCGGCGCGGCTGTCCTCCGTACGGTCACTGGCGGAGCAGTACGGGGCGACGGTCCTGCTGAAGGGCTCGACGACGCTGGTGTCCCGCGGCGGCGGGCCGGTCAGGGTCAACCCGACGGGAACCGCGTGGCTCGCGACGGCCGGCAGCGGGGACGTCCTGTCGGGCCTGTCCGGCTCGCTGCTGGCCTCGGGCCTGCCGGCGCTCGACGCCGCCTCGGTCGCGGCGTACCTCCACGGCCTGGCGGGGCGCCGGGCAGCCTCCGGAGCCCCGCTCCTCGCCCAGCAGATCGCGCAATCCCTTCCGGAGGCGTGGCGCAGCATCCAGAACCCGTGA
- a CDS encoding holo-ACP synthase encodes MIIGVGIDVAEIDRFGEALARTPNMAGRLFVDSELMLPSGERRGIASLAARFAAKEALAKALGAPGGMLWTDAEVYVEETGQPRLRVSGTVEARALALGVKSWHISLSHDAGVASAVVIAEG; translated from the coding sequence GTGATTATCGGTGTGGGGATCGACGTTGCCGAGATCGACCGGTTCGGTGAGGCGCTGGCGCGCACCCCGAACATGGCTGGACGGCTCTTTGTCGACTCCGAGTTGATGCTGCCGAGCGGCGAGCGGCGCGGGATCGCCTCGCTCGCCGCCCGGTTCGCGGCCAAGGAGGCCCTCGCCAAGGCGCTCGGCGCGCCCGGCGGAATGCTGTGGACCGACGCCGAGGTGTACGTGGAGGAGACCGGGCAGCCGCGGCTGCGGGTGTCGGGGACGGTCGAGGCCAGGGCGCTGGCGCTGGGCGTCAAGTCCTGGCACATCTCCCTGAGCCACGACGCGGGCGTCGCCTCGGCAGTGGTGATCGCCGAGGGATAG
- the glmS gene encoding glutamine--fructose-6-phosphate transaminase (isomerizing) — translation MCGIVGYVGAQSALDVVIAGLKRLEYRGYDSAGVAVLADGGLVAAKKAGKLVNLEKELVGHPLPAGTTGLGHTRWATHGGPTDVNAHPHLDNAGRVAVVHNGIIENFAALRAELAERGHRLESETDTEVVAHLLAERFEAGRDLAEAMRQVCRRLEGAFTLVAVHADVPDVVVGARRNSPLVVGVGEGENFLASDVAAFIAHTRSAIELGQDQVVELRRDGVTVTDFAGAPASVRAYHVDWDASAAEKGGYDYFMLKEIAEQPKAVADTLLGRIDASGSLTLDEVRIPVSVLREVDKVVIVACGTAYHAGMIAKLAIEHWTRIPCETELASEFRYRDPILDQRTLVVAISQSGETMDTLMALRHAREQGARVLAVCNTNGSTIPRESDAVLYTHAGPEVAVASTKAFLTQLVACYLVALYLGQVRGTKWGDEIEAVIRELSDIAAAVDTVLETMEPVRELARSLADKDTVLFLGRHVGYPVALEGALKLKELAYMHAEGFAAGELKHGPIALIEEDLPVVVVVPSPRGRSVLHDKIVSNIQEIRARGARTIVIAEEGDEAVVPYADHLIRIPATPTLLQPLVATVPLQVFACELATARGNEVDQPRNLAKSVTVE, via the coding sequence ATGTGCGGAATTGTGGGTTACGTGGGAGCGCAGTCGGCGCTCGATGTGGTCATCGCCGGACTCAAGCGGCTCGAGTACCGCGGCTACGACTCGGCGGGCGTCGCCGTGCTCGCCGACGGGGGGCTCGTCGCCGCCAAGAAGGCCGGGAAGCTGGTCAACCTGGAGAAGGAGCTGGTCGGGCACCCGTTGCCGGCCGGTACCACGGGACTCGGGCACACCCGCTGGGCCACCCACGGCGGGCCCACCGACGTCAACGCCCACCCGCACCTGGACAACGCGGGCCGGGTTGCCGTCGTGCACAACGGCATCATCGAGAACTTCGCCGCACTGCGGGCCGAACTGGCCGAGCGCGGGCACCGGCTGGAGTCCGAGACGGACACGGAGGTCGTCGCGCACCTGCTGGCGGAGCGGTTCGAGGCCGGCCGGGATCTCGCGGAGGCCATGCGGCAGGTGTGCCGACGCCTCGAGGGCGCCTTCACGCTGGTCGCGGTGCACGCCGACGTGCCGGACGTGGTGGTCGGGGCGCGCCGGAACTCCCCTCTGGTGGTGGGGGTCGGGGAGGGTGAGAACTTCCTCGCCTCGGACGTGGCCGCGTTCATCGCCCACACCCGGTCCGCGATCGAGCTGGGGCAGGACCAGGTCGTCGAGCTCCGCCGCGACGGGGTCACGGTGACCGACTTCGCCGGTGCGCCCGCGTCCGTGCGGGCGTACCACGTCGACTGGGACGCCTCGGCGGCCGAGAAGGGGGGGTACGACTACTTCATGCTCAAGGAGATCGCCGAGCAGCCGAAGGCCGTCGCCGACACCCTCCTGGGCAGGATCGACGCGAGCGGCTCGCTGACCCTGGACGAGGTGCGCATCCCCGTCTCGGTGCTCCGGGAGGTCGACAAGGTCGTGATCGTGGCGTGCGGTACGGCGTACCACGCGGGCATGATCGCGAAGCTGGCCATCGAGCACTGGACCCGCATCCCGTGCGAGACGGAGCTGGCGAGCGAGTTCCGCTACCGCGATCCGATCCTGGACCAGCGGACGCTGGTGGTCGCGATCTCGCAGAGCGGCGAGACCATGGACACCCTCATGGCGCTGCGGCACGCGCGCGAGCAGGGGGCCAGGGTGCTGGCCGTCTGCAATACCAACGGGTCGACGATCCCGCGCGAATCGGATGCGGTGCTGTACACGCACGCCGGTCCCGAGGTGGCCGTCGCCTCGACCAAGGCGTTCCTGACGCAGCTGGTGGCCTGCTATCTGGTCGCGCTGTACCTCGGGCAGGTACGGGGTACGAAGTGGGGCGACGAGATCGAGGCGGTGATCCGCGAGCTGTCCGACATCGCCGCGGCCGTGGACACCGTACTGGAGACCATGGAGCCGGTACGGGAGCTGGCGCGGTCGCTGGCGGACAAGGACACCGTGCTGTTCCTCGGTCGGCACGTTGGGTACCCGGTGGCCCTGGAGGGCGCGCTCAAGCTCAAGGAGCTGGCGTACATGCATGCCGAGGGCTTCGCGGCGGGCGAGCTCAAGCACGGCCCGATCGCGCTGATCGAGGAGGACCTGCCGGTGGTGGTGGTCGTGCCGTCGCCGCGCGGGCGCTCCGTGCTGCACGACAAGATCGTGTCGAACATCCAGGAGATCCGGGCGCGCGGGGCGCGGACCATCGTGATCGCCGAGGAGGGAGACGAGGCGGTCGTCCCGTACGCCGACCACCTGATCCGGATCCCGGCGACGCCGACGCTGCTGCAGCCGCTGGTCGCGACGGTGCCGCTGCAGGTCTTCGCGTGCGAGCTGGCGACGGCGCGGGGCAACGAGGTGGACCAGCCGCGTAACCTCGCGAAGTCGGTGACGGTGGAGTGA
- the coaA gene encoding type I pantothenate kinase: MERPDRPERPHRRAEVSPYVDLTRDEWSALRERTPLPLTADEVERLRGLGDVIDLDEVRDVYLPLSRLLNLYVGATSNLRGTLNTFLGDAGNGHGAQQGTPFVIGVAGSVAVGKSTVARLLQALLARWPEHPRVELVTTDGFLYPMKELQRRGLTSRKGFPESYDRRALTRFVADIKAGKDEVTAPVYSHLIYDIVPGEQLVVRRPDILIVEGLNVLQPALPGKDGRTRVGLADYFDFSVYVDARPEDIERWYLNRFRKLRETAFQNPFSYFRKYTQVSEEEAMEYAQTMWRTINKPNLLENVAPTRGRATLVVRKGPDHKVQKLSLRKL, encoded by the coding sequence ATGGAGCGCCCCGACCGGCCCGAGCGACCCCACCGCCGGGCCGAGGTCTCTCCGTACGTCGACCTCACCCGCGACGAGTGGAGCGCCCTGCGCGAGCGCACCCCGCTCCCGCTCACCGCCGACGAGGTCGAGCGCCTGCGCGGGCTCGGCGACGTCATCGACCTCGACGAGGTCCGGGACGTCTACCTGCCGCTCTCCCGTCTCCTCAACCTCTACGTCGGCGCCACGAGCAACCTCCGCGGCACCCTCAACACCTTCCTCGGCGACGCCGGCAACGGCCACGGCGCGCAGCAGGGCACGCCGTTCGTCATAGGGGTCGCCGGCTCCGTCGCCGTCGGCAAGTCCACCGTGGCCCGTCTGCTCCAGGCCCTGCTCGCCCGCTGGCCCGAGCACCCCCGCGTCGAGCTGGTCACCACCGACGGCTTCCTGTACCCGATGAAGGAGCTGCAGCGCCGCGGACTCACCTCCCGCAAGGGCTTCCCGGAGTCGTACGACCGCCGCGCGCTCACCCGCTTCGTCGCGGACATCAAGGCGGGCAAGGACGAGGTCACTGCCCCCGTCTACTCGCACCTGATCTACGACATCGTCCCGGGCGAGCAGCTCGTCGTACGGCGCCCGGACATCCTGATCGTCGAGGGGCTCAACGTCCTCCAGCCGGCCCTGCCCGGCAAGGACGGCCGCACGCGCGTCGGCCTCGCCGACTACTTCGACTTCAGCGTGTACGTGGACGCGCGCCCCGAGGACATCGAGCGCTGGTACCTCAACCGGTTCCGGAAGCTGCGCGAGACCGCCTTCCAGAATCCTTTCTCCTACTTCCGCAAGTACACCCAGGTCTCCGAGGAGGAGGCCATGGAGTACGCGCAGACCATGTGGCGCACCATCAACAAGCCCAACCTGCTGGAGAACGTGGCCCCCACCCGCGGCCGCGCGACCCTCGTCGTACGCAAGGGCCCGGACCACAAGGTGCAGAAGCTCAGCCTCCGCAAGCTCTGA
- the glmM gene encoding phosphoglucosamine mutase, protein MGQLFGTDGVRGVANADLTAELALGLSVAAAHVLAEAGTFAGHRATAVVGRDPRASGEFLEAAVVAGLASAGVDVLRVGVLPTPAVAYLTGALGADLGVMLSASHNAMPDNGIKFFARGGHKLADELEDRIEAVYDEHRTGAPWDRPTGSGVGRVSDYDEGFDKYVAHLIAVLPNRLDGLKIVLDEAHGAAARVSPEAFTRAGAEVVTIGAAPDGLNINDGCGSTHLGLLKQAVVEHGADFGIAHDGDADRCLAVDASGAEIDGDQILAVLALAMREAGQLRGNTVVGTVMSNLGFKLAMEGEGIQVVQTGVGDRYVLESMKEHGYALGGEQSGHVIILDHATTGDGTLTGMMLAARVAATGRSLADLAGVMQRLPQVLINVPDVDRSRVGTSAELAAAVADAERELGTTGRVLLRPSGTEPLVRVMVEAADIEQARAVAGRLADVVKSALG, encoded by the coding sequence GTGGGACAACTCTTCGGGACGGACGGTGTACGCGGCGTCGCCAATGCGGATCTGACGGCTGAGCTCGCGCTCGGTCTCTCCGTGGCAGCTGCCCACGTACTCGCCGAGGCGGGCACCTTCGCGGGCCACCGGGCGACCGCGGTCGTCGGCCGCGACCCCCGCGCATCCGGCGAATTCCTGGAGGCCGCGGTCGTCGCGGGCCTCGCGAGCGCGGGCGTGGACGTCCTGCGCGTCGGTGTGCTGCCCACCCCGGCGGTGGCGTATCTCACCGGGGCGCTGGGTGCCGACCTCGGCGTGATGCTCTCCGCCAGCCACAATGCGATGCCCGACAACGGCATCAAGTTCTTCGCCCGCGGCGGCCACAAGCTCGCCGACGAGCTCGAGGACCGCATCGAGGCCGTCTACGACGAGCACCGCACCGGCGCTCCCTGGGACCGGCCCACCGGCTCCGGCGTCGGCCGGGTCTCCGACTACGACGAGGGCTTCGACAAGTACGTCGCGCACCTCATCGCGGTCCTCCCCAACCGCCTGGACGGGCTCAAGATCGTCCTGGACGAGGCGCACGGCGCCGCCGCCCGCGTCTCGCCCGAGGCCTTCACCCGGGCGGGTGCCGAGGTCGTCACCATCGGCGCCGCGCCGGACGGCCTCAACATCAACGACGGCTGCGGCTCCACCCACCTGGGGCTCCTCAAGCAGGCCGTGGTCGAGCACGGTGCCGACTTCGGCATCGCGCACGACGGCGACGCGGACCGCTGCCTCGCGGTCGACGCCTCCGGCGCGGAGATCGACGGCGACCAGATCCTCGCGGTGCTGGCCCTGGCCATGCGCGAGGCCGGCCAGCTGCGCGGGAACACCGTCGTCGGCACCGTGATGTCCAACCTCGGCTTCAAGCTGGCCATGGAGGGCGAGGGCATCCAGGTCGTGCAGACCGGCGTCGGCGACCGGTACGTGCTCGAGTCGATGAAGGAGCACGGCTACGCGCTCGGCGGCGAGCAGTCCGGCCACGTGATCATCCTCGACCACGCCACGACCGGCGACGGCACGCTCACCGGCATGATGCTGGCGGCGCGCGTCGCGGCCACCGGCCGGTCGCTGGCCGACCTGGCGGGCGTCATGCAGCGGCTCCCGCAGGTGCTGATCAACGTCCCCGACGTGGACAGGTCCCGGGTCGGGACCTCCGCCGAGCTGGCCGCGGCCGTCGCCGACGCCGAGCGGGAGCTGGGCACCACCGGCCGGGTGCTGCTCCGTCCGTCCGGTACCGAACCGCTCGTCCGGGTGATGGTCGAGGCCGCCGACATCGAGCAGGCCCGCGCGGTCGCCGGGCGGCTCGCGGACGTGGTGAAGTCGGCGCTCGGCTAG
- the rpsI gene encoding 30S ribosomal protein S9, with protein MAETTAETPVEEFEGVEEYTTESEVVVEGDYTSESLAGRFGDPQPAAGLGRRKNAIARVRIVPGTGKWKINGRTLEDYFPNKVHQQEVNEPFKLLELDGRYDVIARIAGGGVSGQAGALRLGVARALNEADVDNNRPALKKAGFLSRDDRAVERKKAGLKKARKAPQYSKR; from the coding sequence GTGGCCGAGACCACCGCCGAGACCCCCGTCGAAGAGTTCGAGGGCGTCGAGGAGTACACCACCGAGTCTGAGGTCGTCGTCGAGGGCGACTACACCTCCGAGTCCCTTGCCGGCCGCTTCGGCGACCCGCAGCCGGCCGCCGGCCTGGGCCGTCGCAAGAACGCCATCGCCCGCGTCCGGATCGTTCCGGGCACCGGCAAGTGGAAGATCAACGGTCGCACCCTTGAGGACTACTTCCCCAACAAGGTGCACCAGCAGGAAGTCAACGAGCCCTTCAAGCTCCTCGAGCTTGACGGCCGTTACGACGTCATCGCCCGCATCGCCGGTGGCGGCGTCTCCGGTCAGGCCGGCGCCCTGCGCCTCGGCGTGGCCCGCGCCCTGAACGAGGCCGACGTCGACAACAACCGCCCGGCGCTGAAGAAGGCCGGCTTCCTCTCCCGCGACGACCGTGCGGTCGAGCGCAAGAAGGCCGGTCTCAAGAAGGCCCGTAAGGCTCCGCAGTACAGCAAGCGTTAA
- the rplM gene encoding 50S ribosomal protein L13, with amino-acid sequence MRTFSPKPGDISRQWLVIDAQDVVLGRLATQAAALLRGKHKPTYAPHMDMGDFVVIINADKVHLSGNKASQKMAYRHSGFPGGLRSVRYDDLLANNPEKAVEKAVKGMLPKNTLGRQMLSKLKVYSGDQHPHAAQQPVPFEITQVAQ; translated from the coding sequence GTGCGTACGTTCAGCCCCAAGCCCGGCGACATCTCGCGCCAGTGGCTCGTCATCGACGCCCAGGACGTTGTCCTCGGCCGTCTGGCGACCCAGGCCGCTGCCCTTCTGCGGGGCAAGCACAAGCCGACCTATGCGCCTCACATGGACATGGGCGACTTCGTCGTCATCATCAACGCCGACAAGGTGCACCTGTCCGGCAACAAGGCCTCCCAGAAGATGGCGTACCGCCACTCCGGTTTCCCGGGCGGTCTGCGTTCCGTGCGCTACGACGACCTCCTGGCGAACAACCCGGAGAAGGCCGTCGAGAAGGCCGTCAAGGGCATGCTCCCCAAGAACACCCTGGGCCGTCAGATGCTCTCGAAGCTGAAGGTCTACTCGGGCGACCAGCACCCCCACGCTGCCCAGCAGCCGGTGCCGTTCGAGATCACCCAGGTCGCGCAGTAG
- a CDS encoding glycosyltransferase family 87 protein has protein sequence MKRENHGSGDRLLDWLLRPASRPWQLVSLAVVLGVCVSTSLRENWGSDNAFVVKAAQTLLAGGSPYEDKRFLYLPSAVLMAVPEALMPTAVLRWSLPVAMSGLLGIGWLAALRMFSVPLRSRFAVVGFPVLALGYKPYVNLVLIGNWTAISAAALPVALLLAHRRRWGSAGLVVGLAIACKPMLVPVGLLFLMARRWRGLAAAVLVPLGLSLAGALLMPSPSLFFTKTLPFLLRGQDAYALPWDASPIAVLPRLGVPEPVAVVVAFAGAGAGLWAAWTRWRRTGEETDGGELRLVETACMVMLAAFLVSRPSFDHYLLVVLPLLLASAVRPGSMPRSPWFWLALTPQVALVPWPSELAHKRRAFKDCATLCGLAILLVRRALRSGRVILEPVTTAGSPPRTEPECAATPAESASRTAF, from the coding sequence ATGAAGCGGGAGAACCACGGCTCCGGCGACCGGCTGCTCGACTGGCTGCTGCGGCCCGCGTCGCGGCCCTGGCAGCTCGTCTCCCTCGCGGTGGTCCTGGGGGTCTGCGTCTCCACGAGCCTGCGCGAGAACTGGGGCTCCGACAACGCCTTCGTGGTCAAGGCGGCGCAGACGCTGCTGGCCGGCGGGTCGCCGTACGAGGACAAGCGGTTCCTGTACCTGCCCAGCGCGGTCCTGATGGCCGTTCCCGAGGCGCTGATGCCGACGGCGGTGCTGCGCTGGAGCCTGCCGGTCGCGATGTCCGGCCTGCTGGGCATCGGGTGGCTGGCCGCGCTGCGGATGTTCTCGGTGCCGCTGCGCTCGCGCTTCGCGGTCGTCGGGTTCCCGGTGCTGGCCCTGGGCTACAAGCCGTACGTGAACCTCGTGCTGATCGGCAACTGGACGGCGATCTCGGCGGCCGCGCTGCCGGTGGCGCTGCTGCTCGCGCACCGGCGGCGCTGGGGGAGCGCCGGGCTGGTGGTCGGGCTGGCGATCGCCTGCAAGCCGATGCTGGTGCCGGTCGGGCTGCTGTTCCTGATGGCCCGGCGGTGGCGGGGGCTGGCGGCGGCCGTGCTGGTGCCGCTGGGGCTCTCACTGGCGGGCGCGCTGCTGATGCCCAGCCCGTCGCTGTTCTTCACCAAGACCCTGCCGTTCCTGCTCCGGGGCCAGGACGCGTACGCGCTGCCCTGGGACGCCTCGCCCATCGCGGTGCTGCCCCGGCTGGGGGTGCCGGAGCCGGTGGCGGTGGTGGTGGCCTTCGCGGGGGCCGGGGCGGGGCTGTGGGCCGCCTGGACGCGGTGGCGGCGCACGGGGGAGGAGACGGACGGGGGAGAGCTGCGGCTCGTGGAGACGGCCTGCATGGTGATGCTCGCCGCATTCCTGGTCTCGCGGCCGTCCTTCGACCACTACCTGCTGGTGGTGCTGCCGCTGCTGCTGGCCTCGGCGGTGCGGCCCGGCTCGATGCCCCGCTCGCCCTGGTTCTGGCTGGCCCTGACGCCCCAGGTGGCGCTGGTGCCGTGGCCCTCGGAGCTGGCCCACAAACGGCGCGCCTTCAAGGACTGCGCCACCCTGTGCGGGCTCGCGATCCTGCTGGTGCGTCGTGCACTGCGCTCAGGTCGGGTTATTCTGGAGCCCGTAACAACTGCGGGGTCCCCACCCAGGACCGAACCGGAGTGCGCCGCGACGCCAGCAGAATCGGCATCGCGGACCGCGTTTTGA
- a CDS encoding ABC-F family ATP-binding cassette domain-containing protein → MGHLEASHLEYYLPDGRVLLPDVSFRVGEGSVVALVGANGAGKTTLLKLISGDLQPHGGGVTVSGGLGVMSQFVGSVRDETTVRDLLVSVAQPRIRAAAKAVDHAEHLIMTVDDEAAQMAYAQALSDWADVQGYEAETLWDVCTMAALAVPYDTAQFREVRTLSGGEQKRLVLEALLRGPDEVLLLDEPDNYLDVPGKRWLEEQLKATRKTVLFVSHDRELLSTAAEKIISLEPSPMGTDVWVHGSGFGTYHEARKERFARFEELKRRWDEEHARLKALVLRLRNQAASSPDMASRYRAMQTRFQKFEEAGPPPEPPREQDIKMRLKGGRTGVRALTVENLELTGLMKPFSLEVFYGERVAVLGSNGSGKSHFLRLLAGEDVKHTGDFKLGARVVAGHFAQTHAHPELFGRTLVDILWTEAAKPLGAAMGVLRRYELERQGEQPFEKLSGGQQARFQILLLELAGTTALLLDEPTDNLDLESAEALQDGLESYEGTVLCVTHDRWFARTFDRFLVFGSDGVVRETQEPVWDERRVERKR, encoded by the coding sequence ATGGGACATCTCGAAGCCAGCCACCTGGAGTACTACCTTCCCGACGGGCGGGTCCTGCTCCCCGACGTCTCCTTCCGCGTGGGGGAGGGGTCGGTCGTCGCCCTCGTCGGGGCGAACGGGGCCGGCAAGACCACCCTGCTGAAGCTGATCTCGGGTGACCTCCAGCCGCACGGCGGCGGGGTCACCGTCAGCGGCGGCCTCGGCGTGATGTCGCAGTTCGTGGGCTCCGTACGGGACGAGACGACCGTGCGGGACCTGCTGGTCTCGGTGGCCCAGCCCCGGATCCGGGCGGCCGCGAAGGCCGTCGACCACGCCGAGCACCTGATCATGACGGTGGACGACGAAGCCGCCCAGATGGCGTACGCGCAGGCGCTCAGCGACTGGGCCGACGTACAGGGCTACGAGGCGGAGACCCTGTGGGACGTCTGCACCATGGCCGCGCTGGCCGTCCCGTACGACACCGCGCAGTTCCGCGAGGTGCGCACGCTGTCGGGCGGTGAGCAGAAGCGGCTGGTCCTCGAGGCCCTGCTGCGCGGACCGGACGAGGTGCTGCTGCTCGACGAGCCGGACAACTACCTGGACGTCCCGGGCAAGCGGTGGCTGGAGGAGCAGCTCAAGGCCACCCGCAAGACGGTGCTCTTCGTGTCGCACGACCGGGAGCTGCTGTCCACGGCCGCCGAGAAGATCATCAGCCTGGAGCCGAGCCCGATGGGCACGGACGTGTGGGTGCACGGCTCGGGCTTCGGCACGTACCACGAGGCCCGCAAGGAGCGCTTCGCGCGCTTCGAGGAGCTCAAGCGGCGCTGGGACGAGGAGCACGCCCGCCTGAAGGCGCTGGTCCTGCGGCTGCGCAACCAGGCGGCGAGCAGCCCCGACATGGCCTCCCGCTACCGGGCGATGCAGACCCGCTTCCAGAAGTTCGAGGAGGCGGGCCCGCCGCCGGAGCCGCCGCGCGAGCAGGACATCAAGATGCGCCTGAAGGGCGGCCGGACCGGCGTGCGCGCGCTGACCGTGGAGAACCTCGAGCTCACGGGCCTGATGAAGCCGTTCTCGCTGGAGGTCTTCTACGGGGAGCGGGTCGCGGTGCTCGGCTCGAACGGCTCCGGGAAGTCGCACTTCCTGCGGCTGCTGGCGGGCGAGGACGTCAAGCACACGGGCGACTTCAAGCTGGGTGCCCGGGTGGTCGCCGGACACTTCGCGCAGACCCACGCCCACCCCGAGCTGTTCGGCCGCACCCTGGTCGACATCCTGTGGACGGAGGCCGCCAAGCCGCTCGGCGCCGCGATGGGCGTCCTGCGCCGGTACGAGCTCGAGCGCCAGGGCGAGCAGCCGTTCGAGAAGCTGTCGGGCGGCCAGCAGGCGCGTTTCCAGATCCTGCTCCTGGAGCTGGCGGGCACCACCGCACTGCTGCTGGACGAGCCGACGGACAACCTGGACCTGGAGTCCGCGGAGGCGCTGCAGGACGGCCTGGAGTCGTACGAGGGCACTGTGTTGTGCGTCACGCACGACCGCTGGTTCGCGCGCACATTTGACCGTTTCCTGGTCTTCGGCTCCGACGGTGTTGTACGAGAGACTCAGGAACCCGTATGGGACGAACGTAGGGTCGAGCGGAAGCGCTAG
- the truA gene encoding tRNA pseudouridine(38-40) synthase TruA, with product MSDEVEPGHVRVRLDLSYDGKDFSGWAKQRVLRTVQGELESALQTVMRLPDPVELTVAGRTDAGVHARGQVAQFDLAEEVWAEHHDKLLRRLAGRLPHDVRVWRAAEAPEGFNARFSAIWRRYAYRVGDHQGGVDPLRRGHVLWHQWPLDVDAMNEAAAPLLGEHDFAAYCKKREGATTIRTLQQLSWERAEDGIITATVRADAFCHNMVRSLVGALLHVGDGHRPTDWPGKVLRAAVRDSSVHVVKPHGLTLEEVGYPADELLAARSKEARNMRTLPGAGCC from the coding sequence GTGAGTGACGAGGTGGAGCCCGGGCACGTCCGGGTGCGGCTGGACCTGTCGTACGACGGCAAGGACTTCTCCGGCTGGGCGAAGCAGCGCGTGCTGCGGACCGTGCAGGGCGAGCTGGAGTCGGCCCTGCAGACCGTGATGCGGCTGCCGGACCCGGTCGAGCTGACCGTGGCCGGGCGGACCGACGCCGGCGTGCACGCGCGCGGGCAGGTCGCCCAGTTCGACCTGGCCGAGGAGGTGTGGGCCGAGCACCACGACAAGCTGCTGCGCCGCCTCGCGGGCCGGCTGCCGCACGACGTACGGGTGTGGAGGGCCGCCGAGGCCCCCGAGGGCTTCAACGCCCGGTTCTCCGCCATCTGGCGCCGCTACGCCTACCGCGTCGGGGACCACCAGGGCGGCGTCGACCCGCTGCGCCGCGGGCACGTGCTGTGGCACCAGTGGCCGCTGGACGTGGACGCCATGAACGAGGCCGCCGCCCCGCTGCTCGGCGAGCACGATTTCGCCGCGTACTGCAAGAAGCGCGAGGGCGCCACGACCATCCGTACCCTCCAGCAGCTCAGCTGGGAGCGCGCCGAGGACGGGATCATCACGGCGACCGTCCGCGCCGACGCCTTCTGCCACAACATGGTCCGCTCGCTGGTCGGCGCACTGCTGCACGTCGGGGACGGGCACCGGCCGACCGACTGGCCCGGGAAGGTCCTGCGGGCCGCCGTACGGGACTCCTCGGTGCACGTCGTGAAGCCGCACGGGCTCACCCTGGAGGAGGTCGGCTACCCGGCGGACGAGCTGCTGGCCGCCCGCAGCAAGGAGGCTCGCAACATGCGGACCCTCCCGGGCGCCGGCTGCTGCTGA